The Lysobacter capsici genome has a segment encoding these proteins:
- a CDS encoding VWA domain-containing protein, whose amino-acid sequence MHARTSPAASPRLIRNHLGAALAAALALSLAGCQATGDVAPSQSQATQAPAKNQAVGTDATADVRSRNDAPADAAAAAEPAAKAEARPEAERANLGATTLAKPAGSVEAKSVASAPAYYATPREQSLDRIEVTGSRIAPTYAKRMAMPAAVAAAAPGFLAPPPPPPAPPYSQPANTEKYAQREDNPVQRTREQPLSTFSIDVDTGSYTNVRRMLNDGLRPPADAVRAEEFINYFDYGHAAPTSLATPFKVSTELAPAPWNAQRQLLMIGIKGYEVPKKNLPPANLVFLIDTSGSMNSPDKLPLLKSAFSMLAKQLRPQDRISIVVYAGSAGLVLPPTPGDRQEEILAALDRLQAGGSTNGGDGIRLAYATARQAYVKNGVNRVILATDGDFNVGTVDNNALETMVADQRKSGVALTTLGFGSGNYNDELSEKLADVGDGNHAYIDTLQEARKVLVEEMGSTLMTIARDVKIQIEFNPAQVAEYRLIGYENRLLKREDFANDKVDAGDIGAGHEVTALYELTPVGSSATRLPALRYANEAASSGGGNEIANLKLRYKRPGEDRSVLIETPVQRSSLRVVASEPMRMAASVAAFADALRGASQYDGWGWEQIAATARGLKQADPTGQRAEFVRLVERAKAQIGELKPSSGVAISE is encoded by the coding sequence ATGCACGCTCGCACCTCGCCCGCCGCCTCACCGCGCCTGATCCGCAACCACCTCGGCGCGGCGCTGGCCGCCGCGCTCGCCCTGTCGCTGGCGGGCTGCCAGGCGACCGGCGATGTCGCCCCGTCGCAGTCGCAGGCAACGCAGGCGCCGGCCAAGAACCAAGCCGTCGGTACCGACGCGACCGCCGACGTCCGCTCGCGCAACGATGCGCCGGCCGATGCGGCCGCCGCGGCCGAGCCCGCCGCCAAGGCCGAAGCCAGGCCCGAAGCCGAACGCGCCAACCTGGGCGCCACCACCCTGGCCAAACCCGCCGGCAGCGTCGAAGCGAAATCCGTCGCGTCCGCGCCTGCGTACTACGCGACCCCGCGCGAGCAGTCGCTCGACCGGATCGAAGTCACCGGCTCGCGCATCGCCCCGACCTACGCCAAGCGCATGGCGATGCCCGCCGCCGTCGCCGCCGCCGCGCCGGGCTTCCTCGCGCCGCCCCCGCCGCCGCCCGCGCCGCCGTATTCGCAGCCGGCCAACACCGAAAAATACGCCCAGCGCGAAGACAATCCGGTCCAGCGCACCCGCGAGCAGCCGCTGTCGACCTTCTCGATCGACGTCGACACCGGCAGCTACACCAACGTGCGGCGCATGCTCAACGACGGCCTGCGTCCGCCGGCCGACGCGGTGCGCGCCGAGGAGTTCATCAATTACTTCGACTACGGCCACGCCGCGCCGACTTCGCTGGCGACGCCGTTCAAGGTCAGCACCGAACTCGCGCCGGCGCCGTGGAATGCGCAGCGTCAGCTGCTGATGATCGGCATCAAGGGCTATGAGGTGCCGAAGAAGAATCTGCCGCCGGCCAACCTAGTGTTCCTGATCGATACCTCCGGCTCGATGAATTCGCCCGACAAGCTGCCGCTGCTCAAGAGCGCGTTCTCGATGCTCGCAAAGCAGTTGCGTCCGCAGGACCGGATTTCCATCGTGGTCTACGCGGGTTCGGCCGGTCTGGTGTTGCCGCCGACCCCGGGCGACCGTCAGGAAGAAATCCTCGCCGCGCTCGATCGCCTGCAGGCCGGCGGCAGCACCAACGGCGGCGACGGCATCCGCCTGGCCTATGCGACGGCCAGGCAGGCCTACGTCAAGAACGGCGTCAACCGGGTGATCCTGGCCACCGACGGCGACTTCAACGTCGGCACGGTCGACAACAACGCGCTGGAGACCATGGTCGCCGATCAGCGCAAGAGCGGCGTCGCGCTGACCACGCTCGGTTTCGGCAGCGGCAACTACAACGACGAACTGTCCGAGAAGCTGGCCGATGTCGGCGACGGCAACCACGCCTACATCGATACCTTGCAGGAAGCGCGCAAGGTGCTGGTCGAGGAAATGGGCTCGACCCTGATGACCATCGCCCGCGACGTCAAGATCCAGATCGAATTCAACCCGGCGCAGGTCGCCGAGTACCGCCTGATCGGCTACGAAAACCGCCTGCTCAAGCGCGAGGACTTCGCCAACGACAAGGTCGACGCCGGCGATATCGGCGCGGGCCACGAGGTCACCGCCTTGTACGAACTGACCCCGGTCGGTTCCAGCGCGACCCGCTTGCCCGCGCTGCGTTACGCCAACGAGGCCGCGAGCAGCGGCGGCGGCAACGAGATCGCCAACCTCAAGCTGCGCTACAAGCGCCCGGGCGAGGATCGCAGCGTGTTGATCGAAACCCCGGTGCAGCGTTCCAGCCTGCGCGTGGTCGCGAGCGAACCGATGCGCATGGCCGCCTCGGTCGCCGCGTTCGCCGATGCGTTGCGCGGCGCCAGTCAGTACGACGGCTGGGGCTGGGAGCAGATCGCCGCCACCGCGCGCGGTCTCAAACAGGCCGACCCCACCGGTCAGCGCGCCGAGTTCGTGCGTCTGGTCGAACGCGCCAAGGCCCAGATCGGCGAACTCAAGCCGAGCAGCGGCGTGGCGATCAGCGAGTAA
- a CDS encoding IMPACT family protein: MSDGAPGATLAARASHQIEVKHSRFLALAAPVTTPADALDFVQDVADPDATHNCWAYRIGGEYRFNDDGEPSGTAGRPILAAIDGQGLDQVVAVVTRWYGGIKLGAGGLVRAYGGSAAECLRRAERRELVQYGELDLAYPFEDIGAVHAALNAFGAHKDHERFDADGVRVRIRLPTSQLPALKAQLRDATRNRVRLDDPGERSPSR, from the coding sequence ATGAGCGACGGCGCCCCGGGCGCGACCCTCGCCGCGCGCGCCAGTCACCAGATCGAGGTCAAGCACAGCCGCTTCCTGGCCCTAGCCGCGCCGGTGACCACCCCCGCCGACGCATTGGACTTCGTGCAGGACGTCGCCGACCCCGACGCCACCCACAACTGCTGGGCCTACCGCATCGGCGGCGAATACCGCTTCAACGACGACGGCGAGCCCTCCGGCACCGCCGGGCGCCCGATCCTGGCCGCGATCGACGGCCAGGGCCTGGACCAGGTGGTGGCCGTGGTGACGCGCTGGTACGGTGGCATCAAGCTCGGCGCCGGCGGCCTGGTGCGCGCCTACGGCGGCAGCGCGGCCGAATGCCTGCGCCGCGCCGAACGCCGCGAACTGGTTCAATACGGCGAACTCGACCTGGCCTACCCGTTCGAAGACATCGGCGCGGTCCATGCCGCGTTGAACGCCTTCGGCGCGCACAAAGACCACGAACGCTTCGATGCCGACGGGGTGCGCGTGCGGATTCGCCTGCCTACGTCGCAATTGCCCGCCTTGAAAGCGCAGCTGCGCGACGCCACTCGTAATCGCGTGCGCCTGGACGATCCCGGCGAACGGAGCCCCAGCCGATGA
- a CDS encoding ABC transporter transmembrane domain-containing protein, with protein MTDSSAGYRADTRRDLQKAPIGSLRTLWPFVRKYRGLFIAWLFALAASSAATLSMPLAFKKMIDQGFAQSAGGGGSSAIDQAFLILFLVAIALALATALRFYLVSLLGEKVVADLRETLYSHVIALDAGFHDRTRSGELVSRLTADAELLRSVVGSSMSVALRSSVTVIGSLGMLFYTSPRLAAYALVGIPLAVLPIIVGGRKLQKISRSTQDRIADANTLASETLGAVRTVQAHAREPYEQGRFSESLRIAVKTARKRITAQALVTATAITLVFGAITLVLWSGAHDVVAGRLSGGTLGQFVLYALIGGGSIGALAEVWNDLQRAAGGMGRISELLNETNAVQAPAQPTSLPRPLRGEIVFDRIAFHYPQRVDLPALQNFSLRVNPGETVALVGPSGAGKSTVFSILLRFHDPQSGAVRVDGIDVRDTDPADLRESIALVPQQPTIFATTARDNIRYGRLGASDEEVDQAVRAAHAEDFIRALPEGLSTELGERGARLSGGQQQRIAIARALLKDAPILLLDEATSALDAQSERAVQQALETLMEGRTTLVIAHRLATVLKADRIVVMDRGSIVAEGTHAQLLAEGGLYADLAKLQFLD; from the coding sequence ATGACAGACTCCAGCGCCGGCTACCGAGCCGACACCCGCCGCGACCTGCAGAAAGCCCCGATCGGCAGCCTGCGCACCTTGTGGCCGTTCGTTCGCAAGTACCGCGGCTTGTTCATCGCCTGGCTGTTCGCCCTGGCCGCGTCCAGCGCCGCGACCCTGAGCATGCCGCTGGCGTTCAAGAAAATGATCGACCAGGGGTTCGCCCAGAGCGCCGGCGGCGGCGGCAGCAGCGCGATCGACCAGGCCTTCCTGATCCTGTTCCTGGTCGCGATCGCGCTGGCCCTGGCCACCGCGCTGCGCTTCTACCTGGTCTCGCTGCTCGGCGAAAAAGTGGTCGCCGACCTGCGCGAAACCCTGTACAGCCACGTGATCGCGCTGGACGCGGGCTTCCACGACCGCACCCGCAGCGGCGAACTGGTCTCGCGCCTGACCGCCGACGCCGAACTGCTGCGCAGCGTGGTCGGCTCAAGCATGTCGGTGGCCTTGCGCAGCTCGGTCACGGTGATCGGCAGCCTGGGCATGCTGTTCTATACCAGCCCGCGCCTGGCCGCCTACGCCCTGGTCGGCATCCCGCTGGCGGTGCTGCCGATCATCGTCGGCGGGCGCAAGCTGCAGAAGATCTCGCGCTCCACCCAGGACCGCATCGCCGACGCCAACACCCTGGCCAGCGAAACCCTCGGCGCGGTGCGCACGGTCCAGGCGCACGCGCGCGAACCCTACGAACAAGGCCGTTTCAGCGAATCGCTGCGGATCGCGGTCAAGACCGCGCGCAAGCGCATCACCGCCCAGGCCCTGGTCACCGCGACCGCCATCACCCTGGTGTTCGGCGCGATCACCCTGGTGCTGTGGTCCGGCGCGCACGACGTGGTCGCCGGCCGCCTGAGCGGCGGCACCCTGGGTCAGTTCGTGCTGTACGCCCTGATCGGCGGCGGCTCGATCGGCGCGCTGGCCGAAGTCTGGAACGACCTGCAGCGCGCGGCCGGCGGCATGGGCCGGATCAGCGAACTGCTCAACGAAACCAACGCGGTGCAGGCGCCGGCGCAGCCGACCTCGCTGCCGCGGCCGCTGCGCGGCGAGATCGTGTTCGACCGCATCGCCTTCCACTACCCGCAACGCGTGGACCTGCCTGCGCTGCAGAACTTCAGCCTGCGGGTCAATCCCGGCGAGACCGTGGCCCTGGTCGGCCCGTCCGGCGCCGGCAAGAGCACCGTGTTCTCGATCCTGCTGCGCTTCCACGATCCGCAGAGCGGCGCGGTGCGCGTGGACGGCATCGACGTGCGCGACACCGATCCGGCCGACCTGCGCGAATCGATCGCGCTGGTGCCGCAGCAGCCGACCATCTTCGCCACCACCGCGCGCGACAACATCCGCTACGGCCGGCTCGGCGCCAGCGACGAGGAAGTCGACCAGGCGGTGCGCGCCGCGCATGCCGAGGACTTCATCCGCGCCCTGCCCGAGGGGTTGTCGACCGAGCTGGGCGAACGCGGCGCGCGCCTGTCCGGCGGCCAGCAGCAGCGCATCGCGATCGCCCGCGCCCTGCTCAAGGACGCGCCGATCCTGCTGCTCGACGAAGCCACCAGCGCGCTCGACGCGCAAAGCGAACGCGCGGTGCAGCAGGCGCTGGAAACGCTGATGGAAGGCCGCACCACCCTGGTCATCGCCCATCGCCTGGCGACCGTGCTCAAGGCCGACCGGATCGTGGTCATGGACCGCGGCAGCATCGTCGCCGAGGGCACCCATGCGCAGCTGCTCGCCGAAGGCGGGTTGTATGCGGACCTGGCGAAGTTGCAGTTCCTGGATTGA
- a CDS encoding S1 family peptidase: protein MSVSKSNLRSRASLVAAVAALSAGSAMATDGLNPTLKLAMQRDLGLSSAQVAQMVQADRIATTQEAALRRTLGSGYAGSWVERNDDGSYRVVAATSGAQKSVAVAGVELRHVRHSLKQLNDSMAALDRDARRRVPGISKLRSGVQSWYVDPTTNSVVVSVAPGADEEAIDFVAVSGADISSIRVEEAVGTPQTTATVQGGIEYRMPLSDGTGRVGLCSVGFPVTKGTIKGFATAGHCAKAGQSVQISGVNVGTFTASHFPNTDRAWVTIGATHTLLGSVTNYTGGSVAVKGSTEAAIGAAVCRSGRTTQYKCGTITAKNVTVNYGTLGTVSGLTRANNCTGRGDSGGSWITAAGQAQGLTSGGNLPAGQNDNCSVPTSQRQTYFERINPVLSQYGLALVTS from the coding sequence ATGTCCGTATCGAAGTCGAATCTGCGCTCGCGCGCCAGCCTGGTCGCGGCCGTCGCCGCGTTGTCCGCCGGCAGCGCCATGGCCACCGACGGTCTCAACCCGACTCTCAAGCTCGCCATGCAACGCGATCTGGGCCTGTCGTCGGCGCAAGTCGCGCAGATGGTGCAAGCCGACCGCATCGCCACCACCCAGGAAGCCGCGCTGCGTCGCACGCTCGGCAGCGGCTACGCCGGCAGTTGGGTCGAGCGCAACGACGACGGCAGCTATCGCGTGGTCGCGGCGACCTCGGGCGCGCAGAAGAGCGTCGCGGTGGCCGGCGTCGAGTTGCGTCATGTCCGGCACAGCTTGAAGCAGCTCAACGATTCGATGGCGGCGCTCGATCGCGACGCGCGGCGCCGCGTGCCGGGCATCAGCAAGCTGCGCAGCGGCGTGCAGTCGTGGTACGTCGATCCGACCACCAACTCGGTGGTGGTGAGCGTCGCGCCGGGCGCGGATGAGGAAGCGATCGATTTCGTCGCTGTCAGCGGCGCCGATATCAGTTCGATCCGGGTCGAGGAAGCGGTGGGCACCCCGCAGACCACCGCGACGGTGCAGGGCGGCATCGAATACCGCATGCCGCTGTCGGACGGCACCGGCCGAGTCGGCCTGTGTTCGGTCGGGTTCCCGGTCACCAAGGGCACGATCAAGGGCTTCGCGACCGCGGGGCATTGCGCCAAGGCCGGTCAGAGCGTGCAGATCAGCGGCGTCAATGTGGGCACGTTCACCGCGTCGCATTTCCCCAATACCGATCGCGCCTGGGTGACGATCGGCGCGACCCATACGCTGCTCGGGAGCGTCACCAACTACACCGGCGGCAGCGTCGCGGTGAAGGGCAGCACCGAAGCGGCGATCGGCGCGGCGGTCTGCCGTTCGGGCCGCACCACGCAGTACAAGTGCGGCACGATCACGGCCAAGAACGTGACGGTCAACTACGGCACCCTCGGCACCGTGAGCGGCTTGACCCGGGCCAACAATTGCACCGGTCGCGGCGATTCGGGCGGTTCGTGGATTACCGCCGCCGGCCAGGCTCAGGGCCTGACCTCGGGCGGCAATCTGCCCGCGGGCCAGAACGACAATTGCTCGGTGCCGACCTCGCAGCGTCAGACCTACTTCGAGCGCATCAACCCGGTCCTGAGTCAGTACGGGCTGGCCCTGGTCACGAGCTGA
- a CDS encoding aldehyde dehydrogenase family protein — MAKPNKKKPAKPAKGLKTSYPYYLANRPVAANTELEVLDKYTGKRATRVAMADAAAVRKAIVAAHKAREAMAAFTPDRRRDVLEHCVRRFSERFEELALALCIEAGKPIKDARGEVTRLIDTFRIAAGEATRIDGQIIELQISERTRGYRGMVKRVPIGPCSFITPFNFPLNLVAHKVAPAIAAGCPFVLKPAIKTPVGALIIAEVLAETDLPEGAFSVLCCSNEDASLLVEDERIKLLSFTGGLIGWDLKARSGKKKVTLELGGNAACIVDADPGVSLDHVVERLVFGAYYQSGQSCISVQRIYAHADIYDKLRKKLKAAIGALRMGDPRVDTTFIGPVVDEDAAKRIQSWIDAAVKGGARRINGGAREGNMIPATLLEKVPLDADLYRKEVFGPVALIEPFDDFDSALAQVNRSDFGLQAGVFTGRLDHAMKAWDVLDVGGVIVGDVPSFRVDNMPYGGVKDSGLGREGVRYAIEDMSEQRLLVIRDAVA; from the coding sequence ATGGCCAAGCCGAACAAGAAAAAACCCGCCAAGCCCGCCAAGGGACTCAAGACCAGTTATCCCTACTACCTGGCCAACCGCCCGGTCGCCGCCAACACCGAACTGGAAGTGCTGGACAAGTACACCGGCAAGCGCGCGACCCGCGTCGCCATGGCCGACGCGGCCGCGGTGCGCAAGGCGATCGTCGCCGCGCACAAGGCGCGCGAGGCGATGGCCGCGTTCACCCCCGACCGCCGCCGCGACGTGCTCGAACACTGCGTGCGCCGCTTCAGCGAGCGCTTCGAAGAACTCGCGCTCGCCCTGTGCATCGAAGCGGGCAAGCCGATCAAGGACGCGCGCGGCGAAGTCACCCGCCTGATCGACACCTTCCGCATCGCCGCCGGCGAAGCCACCCGCATCGACGGCCAGATCATCGAATTGCAGATCTCCGAACGCACGCGCGGCTATCGCGGCATGGTCAAGCGCGTGCCGATCGGGCCGTGCAGCTTCATCACTCCGTTCAATTTCCCGCTCAACCTGGTCGCGCACAAGGTCGCCCCGGCGATCGCCGCCGGTTGCCCGTTCGTGCTCAAGCCGGCGATCAAGACCCCGGTCGGCGCGCTGATCATCGCCGAGGTGCTGGCCGAAACCGACCTGCCCGAAGGCGCGTTCTCGGTGCTGTGCTGTTCGAACGAGGACGCGTCCTTGCTGGTCGAGGACGAGCGCATCAAGTTGCTCAGCTTCACCGGCGGCCTGATCGGCTGGGACCTCAAGGCGCGCTCGGGCAAGAAGAAAGTCACCCTGGAACTGGGCGGCAACGCGGCCTGCATCGTCGACGCCGATCCCGGCGTGAGCCTGGATCACGTGGTCGAGCGTCTGGTGTTCGGCGCGTACTACCAAAGCGGCCAGAGCTGCATCAGCGTGCAACGCATCTACGCGCATGCCGATATCTACGACAAGCTGCGCAAGAAGCTCAAGGCCGCGATCGGCGCGTTGCGCATGGGCGACCCGCGGGTCGACACCACCTTCATCGGCCCGGTGGTCGACGAAGACGCGGCCAAGCGCATCCAGTCGTGGATCGACGCGGCGGTCAAGGGCGGCGCCAGGCGCATCAACGGCGGCGCGCGCGAAGGCAACATGATTCCGGCGACCTTGCTGGAGAAAGTTCCGCTCGACGCCGATCTTTATCGCAAGGAAGTGTTCGGGCCGGTCGCGCTGATCGAACCGTTCGACGATTTCGACAGCGCGCTGGCGCAGGTCAACCGCAGCGACTTCGGCCTGCAGGCCGGCGTGTTCACCGGCCGCCTGGATCACGCGATGAAGGCCTGGGACGTGCTCGACGTCGGCGGCGTCATCGTCGGCGACGTGCCGAGCTTCCGGGTCGACAACATGCCTTACGGCGGAGTCAAGGATTCCGGACTGGGGCGTGAAGGCGTGCGCTATGCGATCGAGGATATGAGCGAGCAGCGTTTGCTGGTGATTCGCGACGCAGTGGCCTGA
- a CDS encoding EAL domain-containing protein, with the protein MQGATVSETSTDEALACALQEALPAGSQVVVCWRAAPHGQISESCTPGGEHALRDAARVLLERDPPAIGASDDRYGDRIEAAWWLEDRSRASIVAHLPQALPTALRAAWLAMARRIVAADLSAVRAHARAEALEKSERLQQALYGIADLAGSGLEMTDLLSRIHGVVCGLMYAENFYIVLYDDVLDTMRFLYFADCNDPYVADPTKAIRGDEMPTSLTLALLRHGEALQGSSADLRQRLGVADDAHHGPDSADWLGVPMRRDERVCGAIVVQHYDSAGSYGDEDRALLSFVAQHILTALDRFRAREELERRVTERTYALQLSNRDLQAEIIERQRSERLQRALFRIAELTITSDTLERFYSQVHDVVSELLYARNFYIALLSDDGERLQFPYSIDELDVIRETRLLADGLTEYVIRQGRPLLADRHRIAELNSRGEVRSHGSAAHCWLGVPLFRDDTVVGVIAIQSYSRAISFNARDQELLTFVAHHISIGLARKQAQDRLVTAHGELEQRVATRTRELAHTNAELVAQIGERVRAEQKLTHQALHDALTGLPNRGQLLERLDYAISHAERDNRPFAVLFLDLDRFKLVNDSVGHSAGDELLIESSRRIIATVRSGDMVARLGGDEFAILIESIDGLIVAEDLAQRVLRALGEPCWVAGREVFPSASVGIAMWHPRYRSGTELLRDADAAMYRAKGAGRGRFAVFDEEMREQALRILDLEADLRRAINGDAFIAHYQPIVRLDDQTVIGHEALLRWRHEKRGLLLPREFIGLGEDSGLIEEADWILYARVIAQLARGGHGYISVNVSPRHFRAHDFADRLLRMIDEAGADPRRLRIEITEVALLDDVPRALRMLQTLRKHGVLAQLDDFGTGFSALSYLHRFPIECLKIDQSFVAGLVGESRPESIAVVRAIQALAGTLGIHTIGEGVETHAQRLVLRELGCTYGQGYLFGRPAEAIRSELRIFDGEDLVDGSIDASGEASGEVAPPDGGQKEGAVRAQFDEPDIVEPATDDARSLTR; encoded by the coding sequence ATGCAAGGGGCAACGGTCAGCGAGACCTCCACCGACGAGGCCTTGGCCTGCGCGCTGCAGGAAGCGCTGCCGGCCGGGTCGCAGGTGGTGGTGTGCTGGCGCGCCGCGCCGCACGGCCAGATTTCCGAATCGTGCACCCCCGGCGGCGAGCACGCGCTGCGCGACGCCGCGCGGGTCCTGCTCGAACGCGATCCGCCCGCGATCGGCGCCTCCGACGACCGCTACGGCGACCGCATCGAGGCGGCCTGGTGGCTGGAGGACCGCAGCCGCGCCAGCATCGTCGCGCACCTGCCGCAGGCCCTGCCGACCGCCTTGCGCGCGGCCTGGCTGGCGATGGCGCGGCGGATCGTCGCCGCCGACCTGTCGGCGGTGCGCGCGCATGCCCGCGCCGAGGCATTGGAGAAATCCGAGCGCCTGCAGCAGGCCCTGTACGGCATCGCCGACCTGGCCGGGTCCGGGCTGGAGATGACCGACCTGCTCAGCCGCATCCACGGCGTGGTCTGCGGGCTGATGTACGCCGAGAATTTCTACATCGTGCTGTACGACGACGTGCTCGACACGATGCGCTTTCTGTACTTCGCCGACTGCAACGACCCTTACGTGGCCGACCCGACCAAGGCGATCCGCGGCGACGAGATGCCGACCAGCCTGACCCTGGCGCTGCTGCGCCACGGCGAGGCGCTGCAGGGCAGTTCGGCCGACCTGCGCCAGCGCCTGGGCGTGGCCGACGACGCCCACCACGGCCCCGACAGCGCCGACTGGCTCGGCGTGCCGATGCGCCGCGACGAACGCGTGTGCGGCGCGATCGTGGTCCAGCACTACGACAGCGCCGGCAGCTACGGCGACGAGGACCGCGCGCTGCTGTCGTTCGTCGCCCAGCACATCCTGACCGCGCTCGACCGCTTCCGCGCCCGCGAGGAGCTCGAACGCCGGGTCACCGAGCGCACCTACGCCCTGCAGCTGAGCAACCGCGACCTGCAGGCCGAGATCATCGAACGCCAGCGTTCCGAACGCCTGCAGCGCGCGCTGTTCCGGATCGCCGAGCTGACCATCACCTCCGACACCCTGGAACGCTTCTATTCCCAGGTCCACGACGTGGTCAGCGAACTGCTGTACGCGCGCAATTTCTATATCGCGCTGCTGTCGGACGACGGCGAGCGCCTGCAGTTTCCGTATTCGATCGACGAACTCGACGTGATCCGCGAAACCCGTCTGCTCGCCGACGGCCTGACCGAATACGTGATCCGCCAGGGCCGGCCGCTGCTGGCCGACCGCCACCGCATCGCCGAGCTCAACAGCCGCGGCGAAGTGCGCAGCCACGGCTCGGCCGCGCATTGCTGGCTCGGCGTGCCGCTGTTCCGCGACGACACCGTGGTCGGGGTGATCGCGATCCAGAGCTATTCGCGCGCTATCAGCTTCAACGCGCGCGACCAGGAACTGCTGACCTTCGTCGCCCACCACATCAGCATCGGCCTGGCGCGCAAGCAGGCGCAGGACCGGCTGGTCACCGCGCACGGCGAACTCGAGCAACGCGTCGCCACCCGCACCCGCGAACTCGCCCACACCAACGCCGAACTGGTCGCCCAGATCGGCGAGCGCGTGCGCGCCGAGCAGAAGCTGACCCATCAGGCGCTGCACGACGCGCTGACCGGGCTGCCCAATCGCGGCCAGCTGCTCGAACGGCTGGACTACGCGATCTCCCACGCCGAACGCGACAACCGACCGTTCGCGGTGCTGTTCCTGGACCTGGACCGGTTCAAGCTGGTCAACGACAGCGTCGGCCATTCGGCCGGCGACGAGCTGCTGATCGAAAGCAGCCGGCGCATCATCGCCACGGTGCGCAGCGGCGACATGGTCGCGCGCCTGGGCGGCGACGAATTCGCGATCCTGATCGAGAGCATCGACGGCCTGATCGTCGCCGAAGACCTCGCCCAACGCGTGCTGCGCGCGCTCGGCGAGCCGTGCTGGGTGGCCGGGCGCGAGGTGTTCCCCTCGGCCAGCGTCGGCATCGCCATGTGGCATCCGCGCTACCGCAGCGGCACCGAGCTGCTGCGCGACGCGGACGCGGCGATGTACCGCGCCAAGGGCGCCGGCCGCGGCCGCTTCGCGGTGTTCGACGAGGAGATGCGCGAGCAGGCGCTGCGCATCCTCGATCTGGAAGCCGACCTGCGCCGCGCCATCAACGGCGATGCCTTCATCGCCCATTACCAGCCGATCGTGCGGCTCGACGACCAGACCGTGATCGGCCACGAGGCGCTGCTGCGCTGGCGTCACGAAAAACGCGGGCTGTTGTTGCCGCGCGAATTCATCGGCCTGGGCGAGGACAGCGGGCTGATCGAGGAAGCCGACTGGATCTTGTACGCGCGGGTGATCGCGCAGCTCGCGCGCGGCGGCCATGGCTATATCTCGGTCAACGTGTCGCCGCGGCATTTCCGCGCTCACGATTTCGCCGACCGCCTGCTGCGCATGATCGACGAGGCCGGCGCCGATCCGCGCCGGCTGCGCATCGAAATCACCGAGGTGGCGCTGCTCGACGACGTGCCGCGCGCGCTGCGGATGCTGCAGACCTTGCGCAAGCACGGGGTGTTGGCGCAGCTGGACGATTTCGGTACGGGGTTTTCGGCGTTGTCGTATTTACATCGATTCCCGATCGAGTGTCTGAAGATCGATCAGAGTTTCGTCGCGGGGTTGGTCGGCGAATCGCGCCCCGAAAGCATCGCGGTGGTGCGCGCGATCCAGGCGCTGGCCGGCACGCTCGGCATCCACACCATCGGCGAAGGGGTGGAGACCCACGCGCAACGCCTGGTCCTGCGCGAACTCGGCTGCACTTACGGGCAGGGTTATCTGTTCGGACGTCCGGCCGAGGCGATCCGCAGCGAACTGCGGATTTTCGACGGCGAAGACCTAGTGGACGGTTCGATCGACGCCTCGGGCGAGGCCTCGGGCGAGGTCGCGCCGCCCGATGGCGGGCAAAAAGAGGGCGCCGTCCGCGCGCAGTTCGACGAGCCTGACATCGTCGAACCCGCCACGGACGACGCCCGCAGCCTTACTCGCTGA
- a CDS encoding RNA polymerase sigma factor, whose product MNSAADASDDVLMLAWTGGDVAAFEVLYARHRGPLYRFLLRQIRDSALADEFFQDIWQRVIGARHGWKPDAQFSTWLFRIAHNRLNDHWRGLKHRPPAPDDGDERAARVPDPTTPERELSEFEQRRRLQRAIEELPEEQREVVLLRLEQELSLEEIGEITGAGRETVKSRLRYAMDKLRARLTE is encoded by the coding sequence ATGAATTCCGCTGCGGATGCGAGCGACGACGTACTCATGCTGGCCTGGACGGGCGGCGACGTCGCCGCGTTCGAGGTTCTGTACGCGCGCCATCGCGGCCCTTTGTACCGCTTCCTGCTGCGGCAGATCCGTGATTCGGCGCTCGCCGACGAATTCTTCCAGGACATCTGGCAGCGCGTGATCGGCGCGCGCCATGGCTGGAAGCCCGATGCGCAGTTCAGCACCTGGCTGTTCCGGATCGCCCACAACCGCCTGAACGATCACTGGCGCGGCCTCAAGCACCGCCCGCCGGCGCCCGACGACGGCGACGAGCGTGCCGCGCGCGTGCCCGACCCGACCACGCCCGAGCGCGAACTGTCCGAATTCGAACAGCGCCGCCGCCTGCAGCGCGCGATCGAGGAATTGCCCGAGGAGCAGCGCGAAGTGGTGTTGCTGCGGCTGGAACAGGAACTGAGTCTGGAGGAGATCGGCGAGATCACGGGGGCCGGCCGCGAGACAGTCAAATCCAGGCTGCGCTACGCGATGGACAAGTTGCGCGCGAGGTTGACCGAATGA